A window of Equus przewalskii isolate Varuska chromosome 6, EquPr2, whole genome shotgun sequence genomic DNA:
CAGGGTCAGCTGTGCCAACTGGAAGAATGGGTTGTTGGTTCCTATGTACCCCACTGTAGGCCTGGCCCTTGGGAACAAAAACAGGgccaaagaactgaaaaaggcGAGAAGGCCAAGGTAGTAGTAATAACATGAAGACCCAGCCACTTGATTCCTCTGGCCCTATGCAGAGCCTAACCAATTTACACAGGACTTGGACAGACTTGGGGATTTTCTTTTCAGCCTGTGTCAGATCTGGAGCCATGAGCAAGGGAGGCTGCAGTTGTGGCTGGACGCAGACATGAAAGCTAACAGTCTGATGCTGAGGGAGGAGGTCAAAGCTAAAGTTACCTGGAGACTGCGGAACCCTGTGCGCTGAGCCATTCCGGGCAGTCAAGGTAGCCTTGGAGGGTGTCAAGTGTAACAGCCCAGCAGCACAGGACTTGATGACAAGGATGATGCTGTCACGAGCACCTAGCACATGCTACATCCTGGGACACTTTATAAacagtatctcatttaaccctaacAGCTTTGCAAGGTGGGTATTCTTCCCAATTCATAAGGGAGGAAATTggtgctcagagaagttaaggaatgatttaagaaaaaggagaaatttgttctattttctctgtataagaaaaaaggaaaggttaGGTACATTTTAGGAAGATCTGTATAAAAATGGTCAAGgcaggggccgacccggtggcataggggttaagttcatgcactctgcttcggcaccccggggttctcaggttcataCCCCGaggaccgctcatcaagccacgctgtggcagcatcccacataaaatagaggaagcttggcacagatgttagtaacaatctacctcaagcaaaaagagggagattggcaacagactggctcggggccagtcttcctcacacaaaataaaaggtcaaggcaaattcatggagactTCATGTTTCTTCTCAATATTGCTGGATAGCTGAAGTATTGAGTTTGGGTTGAGAAGGAATTTAAGAGTTTTGTTGTAAGTAGGCTGATTTATTTATTACCCCAGATTTAGAGTTTTTGTGTGTCCAGTAGCATTTCCTGCCTGAACCATGGCCTAGCTCCTTGGCTCTGCCTCAGCAGGAAGCAGCCTATGCAGGGTATTactaaaaaggaaagagatttttgttgtttagtgTTCACATTAAGGACAAATCTTTTAAACGGCCATGGATAGGGTGACCATATGTCCAGGATAGTCCCGGTTTACATCTATTATCCTGGCATAATTATTATTAAAGCTCCCTTTTCTcaaagtgtcccagtttggacCATAAGTTGTTTATCACCCAAGTCATAAGAGGTGCAGAGTGTGGTTCCTACAGGCCATCTCTTCTACAGGCCAAGTACGCCTCCACTCCTCAACGCACCTCCCTGGGCCTAGCTTTTGGAGCTGACCCATCACAAATCCTGGAGCTAACGAGGTGCTGTCCTTGTGCTCCTGTTACGACATGGGATCTGGCTGGATCACATACCTGATTTACGAGGCATGGTCCCAGGGGATGCAGGTGTTTCCTAGGCCAACTCTCTGCCCCCAGAGCTATGACTCTGTGCTCTGCCACAGCACCCAAAAGTCAATGCAGACCCAATGCCAGGGGACTGATCAAGTTCAGAGCCCAGACCAGTTCTGAGAAATGAAGACCATGAGGAAAGAGACAGCAGACATGACAACAAAAACCAGTCCCATGATTTTGGTCATCCTGGGTTGTATAAACACATAACTGTCATTCCTGAAGGATAAAATAATTCTGTGAGGTCCACAAAGGACTGTCTAATCTGAAATGATGATTGAAAAGTATGtcaaaatttctgaaatataaatatagtcCTGCTATATAAACCAACCAAGAACTAGGGCAGCAAAAGCCATCCTGAGGTCTTAGTACTTCTGGCAGGAACTACTTCCATAAGCCAGTTTCCCCCAAAggttaacattcaaaataaagaGTTTGTTTTGTAATTACATACCAGCCTCATCAAAATACCTGAACAACCATATACTTTCATACCCCACTGCTTTCTCCAATACAAGTCTTTCTGCCAAGAATCCTTTCTCTTCATTGCCCACCCAGAGAAGTTCTTAACTTGCTCAAGACCCGCCACCCTccactaccccccccccccatcccgcCCGTAAGTTTCTTGGAAATACTTTGGCAAAAATGATCTGTTTCTTTGTGCTCCTGTAGCTTTGGGTCCATCTCTCAATGAGAGCCTAACACCTTGTACAAATAAAGTAGTCACCAGTCACTGAGTGCTGTCTTATAGGCACtgatgatttcatttaattctcataagcACCCTGTAAGACCTGGACTCTTACCCTCTCTGTTTTAGAGACAAGAAAGCCAAGGCTCAGAAGGGCTAAGGAGCCAACGACATTCTACAGCTACAATAGGCAGGGATGGAATCATGACCGACATTTCCTTGCCTGCAGAATTCACAATCCTGAGCCCTTTTATAGTTTATAGTTCATCTAAAAAAATGAATTGGGTAAGGCTTCCACATTAAACtaagttttaagtttttaaaggGAAGAATTGAGCCTTCTGTTCCCACTGACTAGCTCTAAGCAGTGTCTaccagatgaatgaataagctagaaggaaaaaaaacgtATCTCTAATAAGGGAACCATATCCTAAGGGCACAAAGAAGTTTGAGCAAGGGACCCAGGACTCTCCTCATAAATCAACCCTTCGTGGTGAATGAAGGGAAACAGCAGAAAACAATTTCTCAAAACAGTAAAGAGCACCTACATTACTTTTTACCTTTAGCATTACATTACATCTCAATTGTTTTCAGTACATTTTCAACTGCATTCTTTACGAGTGAATCACATGTTCCACACAGAGACAGATGCAATATACTTTGTATAGACTCCACCTTCAATGACTTCCCTGTAGTTCATTAACCAGAAATGCCTAGGAGTAGCTGACACATTACCTTCCTATGACCCCATACCTTCTGCCAGCAGTCTGTATGCTTATGTGTGACAAACTATTTTCTGACATCTTACTCATGTCAGCACAATGAACTCTAAAAGCCATATCTACCTTTACATAATCTCTTAATTTTCAAATCTCCCCACTTCATGACTGGGAATGTCCTCGGGAATGTGTCCTCTTTAAACTTTCAGGTCATACATGTAAACTGGGAACTCGTCCTTACTGGATGGAATTCATGGGTGCCATCCTGTCTCAAGGAGACACATGACAGATGCCAGCTTAGAGATTAAGCCTTTAGTTTGGTCAAAATCCTCCCAGTCCTAACCTACCTCCTGCTGACCCCAGCTCTCTCAAAGGACCCAGATATCCAAACAGAGAACAAATGGTCTCTTCCCCTGGGCACTGCTATAGTGGTTCTCTGCAACAGACACGCTGTAACTTCCCTGTTGGGCTGGCACTTTGTCTACAGCCTCAGtccttctcatttctgtttcagtTCATGTGGTTGTGAGAACAAATTTCCCAGAGAACACAACATGCAGAAATAGCTTCTAGGCAAGGACTTGTCCTTAAGCGCAAGGCTTCTCTCCCTGTCACTGGTCCTCTGGCCTTCTGAGTATCTCAGAGCAGGACCATCAGCCTCGGGCAGGCTTTCCTGCAGCCTCAACAGcctcaaatcttggctctgcagGGCAAAGACTAAAGTCTCCGTCTAAAGCTTTCTCTGGCCACTGAAGACCAGAGGTACAAAGGTGCTTCTGGATTTGGCAGTTCTGTTAAGCAGAACAGGGATAAAGGAAGCTAGAGATTCAGGCAATATCAGAGCAAAACAGTTCCCCAACAGGCCTCTGGGCTTATTCTCAGGTCAGTGAGAGTCTCTGCTACTCTGGAGAAAAGCGACTATCTGAGGCAGCATCAGTGCTCCTAAAAAGGCCCTCACTGTGCAAAGGGGCTTCAGCTCAGACAGCAGAGTCTTACCCTGCTCTGGCCCCATCATCCCCACAAACAAAATGTCCTCTTCTTGAACCTGGGGGACCACTAACCTGCTCAAGGCCCACAGAATAAGGCATCTTGGACTCTGAAATCTTCCCTCTTGCAACCTTAAGTCCTCATCATGTGTAAGCTGATGTTCGCTCAAAGGTAAACCATCTGTGACTCCTAGCACGAAGAGTCGGACCTCTGCCCTGAGTGGTCCCATCTGTAATTACAATAGATCAAACAAAACTACTCAGTGGATCAACTCTGAcggaggaaaggcaggaagagaaggagggaggctgTCTTGTGTTCATACTAATCCCTATGATGTTTTACAAGGTGACAGGCGTGTGAGCACCAGGATGGATACAGGATATCCATGGTAGTGGCCTGACTGGCTATGATATTTAAACATAGAGAATGAAGTACAAGGCACAGGGCCAAGGATGAAatctgagagaggagagaaaggtcaCCTTAGGACTAGAGTAATGGATGCTTTATCAAACTGGCTGTTTTCACTCTAAACCCTGGGGGTTCCGCTTCCTCAGCGTGCCACCTGTATATGCTTTATCAGCGCTGATGCCCAGCCCTTCATCTCTGAAGTCTTGGGGCCATACTTCTTTGGCGGCTTCCTCTTGTTCGCTGTAACTGTCTGCACTGAATCCAGCATTCTCTGCCAACACAGCAGGATCCTCTTCTTCAGGAAAACAGCAGGAACATGTTTCTGGCTTTGGGTCACATGAGGTAAAAGAATTCTCTtcctgggctctggggtcagtGGGCATTTCCCACCCTAAATggtctgctgctgcttcttctaGCACGCCCATCCTTTCAGCTATTTCTTCAGCAGAGGGCTCTTGTGGGTCAGGGTAATCCACCAGGATTGTTTCTTGCCTACGCTTGATGCAATCTGAAAGGTCATAAACTGGGTAAGTCTCTTCAGGGTAACCTAGAGAGAAAGGTAGCACAAAGTCTTAAAAAGAATGtctcttgaaaataaataaagtgtcaGGCTCAAAGAGGCTTCTGAGACAGTAGCCATCCTATCCCAACAAATCCAAGAAATCTCTTAAGACGACTCTAAGAATTCTAAAGTTTCACTTGAGCAAATTCTTAGGCATCTGGCTGACTATCCCAGTGCTCTTTGAAATACAAACCAATTCAGATGAAAATCCCTTCTTAAGTGCAGGTTGCTTGGGGCAGAGTGTAAGCCTCACACCTCAGCTACTGCAGTAGTGatgaagattaaacaaacaaCATGAgccttcagtaaaaaaaaaaaaaaaagtaccaaacaCCAGATGGAGAGAGCACAGCTCAAGGCTAatgtttataatttctatttggaaCCACTTCCAAATCTtcctggcagggaggggtggaggaggaaaggaatgcTGAGCTCTTTGAAAAATACACCATGAAGCCTTCTACTTCTCAAAACGATTGAAATGGCTTGCAAGTGTCAGAAATAGAGAGCACTTTAGCAAGACATGCCCAAGATCCCAAAGGACAAGCACTGCATTTTCACAAGACAGAATTCCCATTGTTGGCTTCTTCGTCTTCACAAaatggaacaaaagaaaacaacaaaatggtaaacAAAATGAGTAATACTGGTACTGAATCCCAGCTATGACAATGAGAATAGAGAATATGTTGCCAAATTAAAGAACGAAATGAAATAAATCTGTGTCAGCCAAGCTGAGCCTGAGCAGCAGATGGGCCGTGCTGGAGCTCATATGCCAGTGCTGGCAACAGCAGCCGTGCTCACTACACAATGTGGAAAGCTGGAGAATTCAAAATCCATTTGCACATTATGATAATTGGCAAATTCAACCCCAACATAAACCACGTTTTGCCTACAAATTCTGAAAAGCAGGGGTCTTTTTTGGTGCAGTGTAGAGTGTGGAGAGACATTTttacatttactatttttttctaattataaaagtcaCAAAGAATCagtgtagaaaatctgaaaaatacagacaagttttaaaaacacaaatcaccTAGAATCCCACCACCAATAGTGATTTGTTGTATTACTTCTGACCTTTTtatcatatataaacatatatttttgtctttttcttttttaataaaggatCATACTGTGTATAAAACGGTATACCCTGATTTTTGTCATTCACCGTATCATGAGCATTTCTCCACGTCATTAGGCATTTTAAAGCTGGCTGCAAAATATCCCACGATACAGCTACATAACTGCTATATACCATGCCTCTTCTGTAAGTCATTtagattctttcaaattttcctttattataagTAACATAGCAATTAAGATCTCCAAATATAAATTCATGTCCACTTCCCTATTTCTTTAAGACACACTTCTAGAAATATGGAAACTAGATCAAAGggtatcaacattttaaaagctttttttcatACTCTGCCAAATTACTTTCCAGAAGAATGGTAAAAAATTTTAGTTCTATCAGTGACGTAAAAAACTGTCCATCTTATCACATCCTGACCATCACTGACAACAGGATGTTCAGAATCTTGTCAATGCAGTCTTAATTCCCAGGCTCAACTTACTGTGGACGGAATGTTAGGTAAAAAGGAGCTTAGCTACCCAAGGCCCTCAGCGTCCTTGGtcaagggcaggggctggggaagctTACTTGCTAGTTAGCTCCCAGCCACTGAATGCTTAAGAGAAGTCCATTTTCTGGCATGTTCTTGCCTTCTCCCCACACCAAGAACAAAGTTTACCTTTGGACTTCCACGGCTATCTGCTTTGGTTAAGAGGGGCGGCCTGCTGAGGAAAATCACACCGTATGACTCTCACAAGTGGTGTGGTAGCCCATATCAACCAACGCTACTGGTTACTCAAgaacttcattaaaaatatgagCAAGCAACAAAAACTCACTGGTCTTCCGAGGAAATCAGCAGTTTAAACAGGGGAACCAAACTAAGCATACTATGTAACTAGCCCCTACAAAATAGTCAACGCGGAAAATAGGAGTTAATGTCAGTCGACTTCAAATTGATATTTCCAGTAACATCCAAAAGGATTTTGCATTGATAAAACCAACCAggcttcaatatattttttttaaaaggaggaaagaggaaataagaaagagtTATTAGAAAGTCATAATCACAAAAAACATTTAAACTtaatagaggaagaaaacagCACATTGAAATGGACATGGCTGAAAACCAAATCAGCACATTAGAAATCCAAGTTGAGGAAGTCTCCTAggacaaagataaaaatgacaaagaaacggaaattatgagaaaaaagatAAGCTGCATGGAAGACTGATTCAGGATATCCAATCTCAGAATTACTAGAATTCTAGAATGAGAGGGCAGCATAGGTTAAATGGAAACAAtaactaaagaaattaaaaaagaaaatatccttcagctGAAGAAAGACTTGAGTGTTCAGACGGAAGACTCTAAATGCTAGgcaaaaatactatgaaaaatccACACCTTCATATGCACTCAGACATATGCCAATGAACCTGCACAAATTCAAAGttttaagtataaaaagaatacaaatttctAGACAGAAAACTAGCTAACTAACTAAAAACAGGCTGTCCACTGAGAAAAAGAGACTGGGATAAGATTTCTCATTTTCAAGATCAAATGAAAGTAGAATATGAAGcaatattttcagatttataagGGAAAATGGcatgatcatataattttatacccagccaaacaattatttatataaaGGTGAAAAATGATCTTGTAGATATCCAAGTACAGAGTACACCACTCTATGGGGGCAGGTGGGTACTTAAGGAAGtattctgacaaataaaaattaatcaaaaatttaaatttaagaaacaagATACTGtatatctgaaagttatatattgttataatccaatgttactacaatttaaaaaattttaaaatttaaaaaacacaaaatactgtATATAAAAAAATGGTAAACAGTGAGTCAGAATTatcaatgtaaaataattattgataatgTGATTAGAAATTTAACGCCATTGCTATGAAATACTCAAAACAGAAAAGGCTAACATCTTTAAAAGTTAATAACACTTGTAGTTAAAATTCCACATAATTTCAACACCACCTAAGAGGtagatagaaaataaatgtgataaagATTTTACCTTATTTGGGAACAAGATTATATAATGAagattagcaatttggaggagaaaaggaattccaattttcatttccttgattactaGTGAGACAAATACTTTTTCATGTTTTGTAGCCAGTcgcattttcttttattctgtgcACTGCTTATATAGGAGGATATCAGTGTTTTCTAAATTAGTTATagaactttttatatattaaagatattaactTCTTTCCAGTCAtatttgttacaaatatttttccagtttagTGTTGGCTTTTCAACTTTGTGGTATTTTCTGATCTATAGAAGGTAAAAGTTTTATGTATTCAAGTTACACTACCCTTTCCCTTTCAATTTCTtacactgcttttaaaaaaattaatctttttcttttgagataattatagattcacatgtagttataaaaaataatacagaaatcccatgtaccctttacccagtttttCCCAGTggcaacatcttgcaaaactatactacaatatcacaaccagcaTATTAACATTGATAGAGTCAATGTACAGAACATTTCTACCACTACAGGAGCCCTTATGTTGCCCTTTTATGGCCACATCtactccctcctgcccccatttCCTCCTTAACCTCTGGCAACTAGTCTGTTCTTGATTtctataattttgccatttcaagaatgttatataggggccagccccatgcctaGTGATTAaatttggcacgctccactttggcagcccaggttcagttcctgggtgtgcacctacaccacttgttggtggccatgctgtggcagtgacccacatacaaaatagaggacgactggcacagacgttagctcagggaaaatcttcctcaagcaaaaagaggaaggttggcacagaggttagctcaggacaaatcttcctcggcaaaaaaaaaaaaaaaaaaaagaatgttatataaataaaatcacacagtATGCAACCTTTTGGGATTACCTTTTTTTAATTCAGCATAATTATCTGGAAATTCATCTAAGTTGTTACATGTATCAgtagtctgttcctttttattgctgagtagtataccaCAGTATTGACGtgtcacagtttgtttaaccatcaACCTGTTGAAGGATGTTTGGGTTGTCTGCAGTTTGGGGTtactacaaataaagctgctataaatattcatgtgcaagttttatGTGAACACAGTcctcatttctttgggataaatgccAGGAGTTCACTTGCTAGTTTGTATAGTAGTggcatgtttagtttttcttttcttttctttt
This region includes:
- the RIC3 gene encoding protein RIC-3 isoform X5 → MEKLINRVGPNGERAQTVTSDQEKRLLHQLREITRVMKEGKFIDRPTPEKEAEEAPYMEDWEGYPEETYPVYDLSDCIKRRQETILVDYPDPQEPSAEEIAERMGVLEEAAADHLGWEMPTDPRAQEENSFTSCDPKPETCSCCFPEEEDPAVLAENAGFSADSYSEQEEAAKEVWPQDFRDEGLGISADKAYTGGTLRKRNPQGLE
- the RIC3 gene encoding protein RIC-3 isoform X4: MGLFKLGATSLPEKPPTGAQTVTSDQEKRLLHQLREITRVMKEGKFIDRPTPEKEAEEAPYMEDWEGYPEETYPVYDLSDCIKRRQETILVDYPDPQEPSAEEIAERMGVLEEAAADHLGWEMPTDPRAQEENSFTSCDPKPETCSCCFPEEEDPAVLAENAGFSADSYSEQEEAAKEVWPQDFRDEGLGISADKAYTGGTLRKRNPQGLE